The nucleotide sequence CGAGCACGGTCTCGAGGTGCGGCGTGGCGCCGGGCGCGCGGTGCAGTTCGCGCACGGCCACCGTGCGTTCGCCGCGCGGGCTCAGCGTGTCGACCTGCGCATCGAAGGCCGCGAGCGCCACCGCCCAGTCGCCCGGGTAGACGGCCACGCAGGCCTCGCTGCCGCCGAGCACCGCATGGCCCCGGTTCACGCCGGCCAGCGCCGCGCAGCCGCTGCCGGGCACGCGCTTGTTGCAGGCGAACTCGGGGCCGCCGCGGAAATAGGCGCAGCGCGTGCGCTGCAGCAGGTTGCCGCCCACGCTCGCCATGTTGCGCAGCTGCTGCGAGGCGGCCTTCCACAGCGATTCCGACAGCGCGGTGAACTCGCGCCGCACGACCGGATGCTCGGCCACGTCGCTCATCGCGGCGAGCGCGCCGATGCGCAGCTCGGCCCGGTCGCCGGCGTCGATCTCGCGCAGGCCCTCGATGCGGCCGATGTCGATGACGGTGGCCGGCGCTTCCACGCCGAGCTTCATCAGGTCGAACAGGGTGGTGCCGCCCGCGAAGTAGCGCGCGCCGGGCTGGCTGCGCGCGAGCAGCTGCACGGCCTCGGCGCTGCTGCGCGGCCGGTGGTAGGCGAAGTCATGCATGGCGACGGCCCTCCATGGCTTCGGTCTCGGCGCGCATGCGCGGGGCGGCATCGCGGATCGCCTCGAGGATGCCAGCGTAGGCGCCACAGCGGCAGAGGTTGCCGCTCATGTATTCGCGGATCTGCGCCTCGCTGGTGGCATGGCCCTCGCGCACGCAGGCGATCGCGGCCATCACCTGGCCCGGCGTGCAGTAGCCGCACTGCAGCGCGTCGTGGTCGACGAAGGCCTGCTGCATCGGATGCAGCGTGCCGTCGGGCGCGGCGATGCCCTCGATGGTGGTGACGGCACAGCCGTCGGTCTTCACGCCCAGCGTGAGGCAGGAGGCGACGCGCCGGCCGTCGAGGTGCACGGTGCAGGCGCCGCACTGGCCGTGGTCGCAACCCTTCTTGGCGCCGGTGAGGCCGAGCTGCTCGCGCAGCACGTCGAGCAGCGAGGCGCGCGGCTCGAGCTGCAGCGCATGCGGCTGGCCGTTGATGACGACGCGGGTGTCGATGCGCGGCGGCGCGGGCGGGGCCGTGGCCTCCTGCGCGCTCGCCAGACCGGTGCCCGCGGCACCGGCCGCACCGGCGGCGCCGGCCGCGGTGCTCATCATGAAGGTGCGCCGGTTCAGCGCGGGCGCGCCGGTGCCGGAGGATGCGGTGGGATTCATCGTGGCTTCCTTTCTTTCTTCTTCCGTTCAGACTTCGCGCCCGATGCGCGCATCGAGCGACAGCCGGCCGCCGCCGCGCGCCAGCAGGCACAGCGCGATGAAGAACAGCATCAACGGGTATTCGAAGCCGCGGTCGATCCACGGGAAGGTCGGGCCCATCACGTAGCAGATGACCAGCATCTGCGCCGCGACCATCGCGGCGACCACGCGCGTGAGCAGCCCGGCCGCCAGCATCAGCCCGCCCACGCCCTCGAGGATGGCGACGAACCAGCCCAGCAGCTCGGCGCCCGGCAGGTGCAGCACGTTGGCGATCAGGTTGACCGAGCCCTTCATCGGGTCGGCCATGCTGCCGTGGCTGCGGCCCAGCAGCTTGGGCAGGCCGTGGGTCACGAGCATCAGGCCGAAAGCCAGGCGCAGCAGGGCGTAGCTCAGCGGCTCGAAGCGGTCATAGGTGCCGCGCAGGCGCGGAAAGATCAACGGCATGGGGGTCGCTCCTCGGAAGGAAAAAGGTGACGAGGCACGGCGGGATGGCCGCGCGCTGGCAGTCTCTCTGTTCTGAACTGGCGAATAAATACGCGAATCTCGCCAATACAATTCAATGGCAGCCAACAATCCACCGAGCCCATTCCATGGACCGCTTCGACGCCATGTGCCTGTTCACCCGCATCGTGGAGCTCGGCAGCTTCACGCAGGCCGCGGCCGCGCTCGAGCTGCCGCGCGCCACCGCCACCCATGCGATCAAGGAGCTCGAGGCCCGGCTGCAGGTGCGCCTGCTCGAGCGCACCACGCGCCAGGTGCGCACCACGGTCGACGGCCAGGCCTACTACGAGCGCTGCCGCCACCTGCTGCTCGAACTCGAGGACGCCGAGTCCTCGCTCGCGCAGCTCGCGGTCAATCCGCGCGGGCGGCTGCGCATCGACATCCACGGCGCGGCCGCCAACGACATCGTGCTGCCGCGCATCGGCGACTTCCATGCGCGCTATCCGAACATCGTGCTCGCCGTGGGCAGCGGCGACCGGCTCGTGGAGCTGGTGCGCGAGGGCGTCGATTGCGTGGTGCGCGCGGGCGAGCCCAAGGACTCCTCGCTGGTCACGCGCCGGCTCGCGCTGCTGCCGCAGGTGACCTGCGCGAGCCCGGCCTACCTGGCCGAACGCGGCACGCCGCTGACGCCGGCCGACCTGCTGGGCCAGCAGCACCTGGCGGTGAACTTCTTCTCGTCCTCGCGGCCCGACCACTTCCCCTACCTGTTCGAGGTGAACGGGCGCATCGAGCAGGTCGTGCTGCCCGACTGGATCAGCGTGAACAACGCCGACAGCTACAAGACCTGCGCCGAGCAGGGCTGCGGGATCATCCAGGTGCCGCGCTATCACATCGAGCGCCAGCTGCGCGCCGGCACGCTGGTCGAGATCCTCGCCGACACGCCCTGCCCGCCGATGGTCTATTCGGTGCTCTACCCGCAGCACCGGCTGCTGTCGCCGCGCGTGCGGGTGTTCGTGGACTGGGTGACGGCGCTCTATGCGGAGCGCTTCGGGGCGCTGAAGTAGCGCCATGCCGTGGGACCGTGCCGCGCCGGCAGGCATGGCCGCGGCATCCGGGCCGGCCGCTCATTCATCGTCCGACAGCTGCGCCAGCTTGACGCGCAAGGTCTCGCGCTCGCTATCGAACAGCAGCGGAAGCGCCAGCCATTGCTCGTAGAGCGTGGCGATCCAGCAGCAATAGCCGCTGTCGGGCCGATGCGCCTCCAGGCGCTCGAAGCACTGATGGATGTCGAGCATGTGGGCCGGTTCATGGCGGCCGATCCACGCGAGCGCACGGATCGCCGCACAGGTCGACCAATCGGCGGGACCGAGCATCGCGGAGAGCAGCAGCTCGCGCCGCCGCGAACCCTGCCAGCCCTCGTCAACCTGCGCCAGGACCTGCGCCGCGACCATCTGCACGCGCGGTACCCAGGCCAGCGCCTCGGTGCCCGCCGGCAGCGCGGGTGGATGCACCATGCAAGCCAGCACCTCGAGCGAACGGTCTTGCCCCGACGCGGGACCGAGGGCCAGCGCCGCGTGGCTGGCGGCGGCCCAGTTGGCGTCCGGTTCATAGGGCATCCGGGCCAGCCCGGCGATGCGTTCGAGCACCTCCGGCGCAGGAGCCGGCAATGCCGGGCTCGCATCGGTGCCGTCGTAGCGCCACAGCGAATGTGCCACCGGACCGGCCGGCTCCCGCGGATCGGGATGCGGGATGCCGCCGACCCGCACCGCCAGAGTCACGGGCTGATCCAGTGCCGCCAGCGCCAGCGTGAAAGCCAGGGCATTGGAAGGCGCCTCGATCGAGGACAGGCTCGTCGACAAGCGATTCGGCCGAGACGGCTCGGTGCTGTTGCCGGCCGGCGGGGCGGCCCGAAGCGACGCCAGCAGCTGGCGCAGCGTATTGGCGCTCGCGTCCTCCGGCTCGGGCAGCCTGTCGAACGCGGCATGCCAGAGCCGCTGCGCCCGCGCATTGCCTGCCTGGGCGGCTTCGAGGACGCGGTCGATCCACTGCGCGTCTCCCGTCAGCTTCCATTGGCAATACCACTGCGAGGCCTGCGCCCAGTCATGATGGGCCTCCTGCGCAAGCACATGGTCGTACCCCTGCAGCGCCTGTGCCCAGTCATGGTTCTCGAGCCAGCCATCCGCCATCTCGAGAAAAGTGCTGAGCTCTTGCGGTTCGAACGCGATCGCACGGCGAAAGGCCTGCTTGGCCTCGGGCATGCGCCGCTGCTGGCGCAGCACCAGGCCGATCGCCGTCGCCGCATGCCAGTCGGAAGCTTCGGCCAGTGGCCCGGCCAGCCGCAGCGCATCGTCGAACAGGCCGGCGCGCCGCAGGAAGCCGATCCGCAGCATCCACCACTGCGCCTGGAACTCGTCCGGCGGCGCGATGCGCGCCAGCACCCGTGCCCAGCGCTGCATCGACAAGAGTCGGGGGGCGCTGCTGAGTCGGGCTTCGGAGGACTGCGTCAGCATCGTCTTGGCCAGGCGCATCTGCAGCCCGACGGAGAGCGACTCGATCGCTCCCGCGGGCTCGAGCCACTCGAGCAGCCAGGCACTCAGCCTGCCAGCGCCGTCGGGTTCCGACTGCACGATCTCCACCACGAGTTCGGTGGCCTCCTCCAGCCGGCCATCGCGCCGCCAGAGCCATGCCCGCAACGCCTCGGGGCCCGCGTACCTTTGCTGTTCAGGAGGCAGCAGCGTCTCGGCGGCACCGCTGCCCGCCTTGTGCGCATAGCGCCCGGCCAAGGCCAGCGAGTCCGCATCGGTCGGCGCCATCAGCAGCAGATTGCCCAGGTGCTGCGCGCCATGCGCGAGTTCGCCGACCATCTCGAGTGAGTTGCGCGCGATCCATCGCTCGAACTCGAAGGTGCCGGCGCGAAGTTCCACCGCGCCGCTTTCCTTCGGCGCCGCGTCCACCGCGTTCTGCGGCGCGACGCGACCGCCGATCCAGCGTTTCCACCATGACATCGCCTTGTTCTCCCTCGATTGCACATCGCGCACATCGCGCAGGACATTGCCTGGCCTCGCCCATCGAGCGCGAATGTACCGGACGCAAACCCTTCTTTGATGGACGCCGCCTCATGGCCACGCATCCGCGTTGAAAGCGGCACGCAGGCCGGTGCTCGGCCAGCGGGTCGGAGGCTTCATGACGCCACGATGTCGCTGCCGCGGGCCGTTGCGCCAGTCATGGTTCCGTCATGGGTCAAACCTAGCATCCGGCGGCCTTCTGGCCATATCCAACACGCAAAAAACAACCATGACCTCAAAGCTTCCCGCGCCCGCACCCCGTCCCCTGCGTGCCGCCTTCGTCGCGCTCGGCGGCAGCCTCGTCATCGCCGCCTGCGGCGGTGGTGGTGGCGGCAGCGCCTTCGTCCCGGTCCTGCCGCCCGCCCCCGCGCCGGCACCGGCGCCCACCCCGACCCCGCTGGGCACGCTCGACGGCTCGGTGCCCCTGGTGATCGGCCACCGCGGCCTGCCCGGCCTGTTCCCGGAGGAAACCCAGAAGGCCTACGAAGCGGCCGCCGATGCCGGCGCCGATTCGCTCGAGACCGACCTGCACCTGACCAAGGACTGCGTGCTGGTCGCGCGCCACAACCCCTGGCTCAGCGACAACACCGACATCGCCGACGTCGCGAAGACCAACGCCACCGTGGCCGCGCGCAAGCGCACCGTGCCCGGCG is from Variovorax paradoxus and encodes:
- a CDS encoding xanthine dehydrogenase family protein subunit M — protein: MHDFAYHRPRSSAEAVQLLARSQPGARYFAGGTTLFDLMKLGVEAPATVIDIGRIEGLREIDAGDRAELRIGALAAMSDVAEHPVVRREFTALSESLWKAASQQLRNMASVGGNLLQRTRCAYFRGGPEFACNKRVPGSGCAALAGVNRGHAVLGGSEACVAVYPGDWAVALAAFDAQVDTLSPRGERTVAVRELHRAPGATPHLETVLAADELIVRIRVPRTPVGRASTYHKIRDRESYAFALASAAVGLHLRANRVVDARIALGGVATHPWRALEAERSLVGRPFTQAAARRAAEIAFAQAKPLEHNGFKVVLGIETVTDALMLARDRS
- a CDS encoding DoxX family protein, with product MPLIFPRLRGTYDRFEPLSYALLRLAFGLMLVTHGLPKLLGRSHGSMADPMKGSVNLIANVLHLPGAELLGWFVAILEGVGGLMLAAGLLTRVVAAMVAAQMLVICYVMGPTFPWIDRGFEYPLMLFFIALCLLARGGGRLSLDARIGREV
- a CDS encoding (2Fe-2S)-binding protein translates to MSTAAGAAGAAGAAGTGLASAQEATAPPAPPRIDTRVVINGQPHALQLEPRASLLDVLREQLGLTGAKKGCDHGQCGACTVHLDGRRVASCLTLGVKTDGCAVTTIEGIAAPDGTLHPMQQAFVDHDALQCGYCTPGQVMAAIACVREGHATSEAQIREYMSGNLCRCGAYAGILEAIRDAAPRMRAETEAMEGRRHA
- a CDS encoding LysR family transcriptional regulator — its product is MDRFDAMCLFTRIVELGSFTQAAAALELPRATATHAIKELEARLQVRLLERTTRQVRTTVDGQAYYERCRHLLLELEDAESSLAQLAVNPRGRLRIDIHGAAANDIVLPRIGDFHARYPNIVLAVGSGDRLVELVREGVDCVVRAGEPKDSSLVTRRLALLPQVTCASPAYLAERGTPLTPADLLGQQHLAVNFFSSSRPDHFPYLFEVNGRIEQVVLPDWISVNNADSYKTCAEQGCGIIQVPRYHIERQLRAGTLVEILADTPCPPMVYSVLYPQHRLLSPRVRVFVDWVTALYAERFGALK